In the Chryseobacterium sp. MYb264 genome, one interval contains:
- a CDS encoding AAA family ATPase, which yields MSEINQAEDIRQLTEQVKEANYFFSLLRQEINKVIIGQEYMIDRLLVGLLGNGHVLLEGVPGLAKTLAIKTLADAVHGEFSRIQFTPDLLPADVVGTMIYNVKDNDFSIKKGPVFANFVLADEINRAPAKVQSALLEVMQEKQVTIGDETMKLPKPFLVLATQNPIDQEGTYLLPEAQSDRFMLKCTIDYPKFEDERAVMRMVSTSHQPTVKPVISLEHIVAAKELINQIYLDEKIEKYILDMVFATRFPENYGLSELKNYISFGASPRASINLAIASRAHAFLKGRAFVIPEDVKELAKDVLRHRIGLTFEAEAEEISSEEIVNRILAKIQAP from the coding sequence ATGTCAGAGATCAATCAAGCTGAAGATATCCGTCAATTGACGGAACAGGTAAAAGAAGCAAATTACTTTTTTTCTCTTCTGAGACAGGAAATCAATAAGGTTATTATTGGGCAGGAATATATGATAGACCGCCTATTGGTAGGGCTTTTAGGGAATGGTCACGTTCTTTTGGAAGGCGTTCCCGGCTTGGCTAAAACCTTGGCGATCAAAACTCTGGCAGACGCTGTTCATGGTGAGTTTTCAAGAATTCAGTTTACGCCCGATTTGCTTCCTGCTGATGTTGTAGGAACAATGATCTATAATGTAAAAGACAACGATTTTTCGATAAAAAAAGGTCCTGTTTTTGCCAATTTCGTATTGGCGGATGAGATCAACCGTGCGCCTGCAAAAGTGCAATCTGCTCTGTTAGAAGTAATGCAAGAAAAGCAAGTAACCATCGGTGATGAAACAATGAAACTTCCTAAACCATTTTTGGTATTGGCAACTCAAAACCCAATCGATCAGGAAGGTACTTATCTGTTACCGGAAGCGCAAAGTGACCGTTTTATGCTGAAATGCACGATCGATTATCCAAAATTTGAGGATGAAAGAGCCGTAATGAGAATGGTTTCAACATCACATCAGCCGACTGTAAAACCAGTGATTTCACTTGAGCATATTGTGGCGGCAAAAGAATTAATTAATCAAATTTATCTTGACGAAAAGATCGAAAAATATATTCTGGATATGGTGTTTGCAACACGTTTTCCGGAAAATTACGGTCTTTCTGAATTGAAAAATTATATCAGCTTTGGAGCTTCTCCGAGAGCGTCTATTAACTTGGCAATCGCTTCAAGAGCACACGCATTTTTAAAAGGAAGGGCTTTTGTAATTCCTGAAGATGTAAAAGAGCTGGCAAAAGATGTGCTGAGACATAGAATTGGTTTAACGTTCGAAGCTGAAGCTGAAGAGATCTCATCAGAAGAAATTGTTAACAGAATTTTAGCTAAAATCCAGGCTCCGTAA